The genomic stretch CTGCCTGTTTGTAAGCTGTTGAAAAATCCTCAAACAAAATGCGCCAAGAAACCGCATCAACAACTAAGTGATGAATCGTTAGAAATAAATGGTCACCATTCTCGGTTCTAAACAATCCAGCGTGAAGTAAGGGGCCGGTTTCCAAACGAATATGTTCTTGCATCCGGCTGGCTGCTTCCTCAATCGTGTTCCGGGCTTCTGTTAGGCTATCCTTTACATCAAACAGTTCAAGTGCATATAGCTCCTCATCTGAAAGATCTATCCCTCTGTTTATCTGCACTTGCCTGCCATCTTCATGCCGGCATACGATTCTCAGTGCATCATGATGAGTCACAAGGCTTTTTAGTACTTTTCTAAGCGCAGCCTCATCAAATCGTTCAGCCCGGTAGATCATAACGGATTGGTTAAAATGATGGCTTTCCAGAGATTGCGAGAAAAACCACTGCTGGATAGGTGTCCAAGTAATCTCGCCTTCGACCGGGCCTTGGTCAATGGCGCGTACGTCTTTTCGAACCCGGGCGGACAGTTCACCAAGAGTCTGATGTTCAAACATCTCACGTACTGTCGTTTCAAATCCGCGCTGCTTCAGTCTGGCACAAACCTGCAGCGCTTTAATAGAGTCTCCGCCAAGCTTAAAGAAATTGGCGCTTACACCCAGCTCATCTACATTAAGAAGCTCTTCCCAAATTTCAGCCATCACCGTTTCAATCTCATTTCTAGGACTGATATCATCAGCTGTATAAGCTTGTTTTTCAGGCTCTGGCAGGGCTTTCTGATCGAGCTTTCCATTAACAGTCACCGGGATGCTGTCAATTTGTATCATACGGGCAGGCAGCATAAAGTCAGGCAAGGCGTTTTTTAGGTAAGTTCGGATGTCTGATATATTCGCAGCCTGTTGATCTTTTATCACCATATATGCATATATAGCTGTTTGCCCTTGCTCGTCTGCTCTGGTAATGACAGCCGCCTCTTTAATCATTGGATACTGAAGAAGTGCCGCTTGGATTTCGCCTAACTCAATACGGTGCCCTCTGACTTTCACCTGCTCATCAATGCGGCCTAAGTATTCCAGCTCGCCATTTGACAGGCGCTTAGCAAGATCTCCTGTTCGGTATAATCTGTCTCCCGGAAGATAAGGATTGGATACAAAACGGTCAGCGGTCAGCTCATCTCTGTTGAGATATCCCCGTGCCACACCTTCGCCGCCTATATACAGCTCCCCTGGAACTCCGGTCGGCTGCAGGTTCATATGGGCATCCATCACATGAGCCTGCAGAGTAGAAAGAGGCCGGCCGATATTGCTTTTATTTTTTGCAATGTCTGCTGCGGACAATTTTTTGAATGTTACATGGACCGTTGTTTCTGTAATACCGTACATATTAATCAAATCAGTATGAGGATATTTTTCATTCCAGCTTTGAAGCAATCCGGGCTGTAAGGCTTCGCCGCCAAAAATCACATAGCGGATGTTTAAATGATCTGTATGATTTTGGTCTTCAAGCATCAAGCCGTAAAAAGCAGTCGGGGTCTGATTGAGTACAGTGACGCGCTCTTTTTTTAACAATAATCGGAATGCTTGGGGGTCACGGGCTGTTTCTTTAGAGACCACGACTAATGTACTTCCGTTCAATAACGCACCGAACATCTCCCATACAGAGAAATCAAAGCAATAAGAATGAAATAACGTCCAGACGTCTTCATGGTTAAATTCAAAAGGCAGGTTTTGATGCTTCAAGAGACTGATCACATTGCGGTGCTCGACAATGACTCCCTTTGGCTGACCAGTCGTTCCAGATGTGTATATCACGTATGCGGGCTGATCCGTTACTATTTCTTCAATGTTTACATCAGCCGGAATTGAGTTGTTTTCACATTCATCGATATACAAAATATGCCCGGTGTAGTCTGCAGGTTTGTTTAGACCGCGCTCTGTCAGCAGCAGTTTTGCTCCGCTGTCATTGAGCATAAAGCTAATACGCTCCTTGGGATATTCAGGATCAATCGGCAAATAGGCCCCGCCAGCTTTTAAAATCGATAAAACGCCAATGATCATATCAGGTGACCGATCGAGCATCAGACCGACGATATCGCCAGTTCTGACCCCTTGTTTGATCAGCATAGCAGCTGCCCGCTCGGCTTTTTCATTCAGGTCTCGATACGTAAGCTGAGAATGGCCGCACACCACTGCGATATGCTCCGGATACTGAGCTACTTGCTTTTCAAATAAGCTTACTATGTTTTCATTTCTCGGATAAGCTGCATACTGCCCCATTTTTTCAAGGAGTAACCTACGCTCTGCAGCAGGAAGCAATTGCATGTTCGAAATTCTCATCTCAGTATCCGCCGTTACCCCTTTTACCAATTCAATAAAATAGGATGCCCACTGCGTAATGGTTTCTTCTTCAAAAAGAGCAGTGCTGTATTCAAAACGGCAGCGTATTCCACTCAGATGCTCCTCAGCATGTAATGTTAAATCGAATTTAGATATATCATGTTTAGGAGTGACAGACGAAATCGACAGACCAGGCACTTCGAACCGGAAATCTTCACTGCTTTGAAGCACAAGCATCGCATCGAACAGCGGGTTGCGATTTACCTCTCGATTTGTATCGAGCTTATCTGCCAGCTCCTCAAAAGGATAATCCTGATGCTCGTAAGCGGTCAGAGCCAGGTGGCGAATGTCATGCAAATAGGAGCTGAACGTTTTGTGGCCCTCGGGCTTGCTGCGCATCGCCAATGTATTGACGAACATTCCGATGACGCGCTCCAGATCAGCGTGCGGTCTTCCGGCAGCAGGCGAACCGACAACAATATCCTCTTGCCCGCTTAGCTTAGATAACAAAATAGAATAGACAGCCAGAAGAATCATATACAATGTTGTTCCCGTTTCAGCCATTAAACGGTGCAGTTCATCAGCCATGTCTTTATCAATGTTGACTTCAATTGTTCCACCCCTGAAATCAGGGAGACGCGGCCTTGTTTTATCAAGCGGTAATTCTAGTGTAGGAAGACTCCCGCCAAGCTGACCGAGCCAGTAGGCCTCCTGTTTTTTGTATAGCTCTTTCGGGTGCTTCTCTTGCTGCCAAACAGCAAAATCCTTATAATGCAGGTTTAAAGCTGGCAACTCTTTTCCGCAATATAAGTCAGTAAATTCTTGGACAAGAGTGCTCATCGAGACACCGTCGGCAATAATATGGTGCATATCGAGCAGCAAAAAGCCGCGATTATTGCCCATTGTAATGACACATGCTCTAAAAAGCGGACCGGATGATAGATAAAACGGTTTGATAAAGGTCTCGATTGCAGACTCAAGCATTTGTTCTGATTCCATTTCAAGCTCTTTTAGATCAAAAGCCATCTCTGGATAAATGATCTGCACAGGCTCGTCTCTGTCAAGCACAAAAACAGTCCGTAATGCTTCATGCCGATTCACAAGTTCTGTGAGAACGCTTCTCAACCGCTGGCGATTCAGATTTCCGCGTAATTCAAGTACAGCTGGCATGTTGTAGCCTGTGCTGTCATCTGCCAGCTGATGAAGAGCATATAATCGTTTTTGCGAGAAAGACAGCGGATAGACATCTCTTTGATCCGCAGGTTCAATCTGTGTAAAAGCGTGTTCTTTTAAGCTCATCAATTTGACCGCCATGCTTTCAACCGTCGGATAAGAAAACACCTCACTGAGCGGCAGCTCGACATTAAGCTTTTTATGTATTCTTGATACCAGTGCGGCCGCTTTTAAGGACTGTCCGCCTAACTGAAAGAAATCATCACGAATGCCGATGTGCTGTTTATTCAGCACATCTTCCCAAATATGTGCGAGATCAGCTTCGATTAAGGTTCGGGGCGCCATATATGTGACACTCGTATTGTTTTCTGGTTCAGGAAGCGCAAACCTGTCAAGCTTGCCGCTGGATGTTAATGGCATCTGGCTGATGTTGATAATACTTGCTGGGATCATATAGGACGGCAATGTCCCGGCAAGATGCTGATACAAATCTGGGAGGCTGTTTCCCTTTTCCGGAACGATATAAGCAACGAGCTCCTTTTCCTCAGCAGAAACATCACGGGCCAGTACCGCTGCTTCTTTTACCCCCGGTGCTTGTCGAAGAACTGTTTCAATCTCTCTCAGTTCAATACGATAACCCCTAATTTTCACTTGATCATCAAAACGTCCAATATATTCAATCGTTCCATCAGGCAAAAAGCGGCCTGCATCACCTGTTCGGTATAAACGCTCCCCTTCAAGGAATGGATGATCGGAGAATGCTTTCTGTGTCAGCTCTTGCTGTTTGTAGTATCCTCTCGCAAGACCCGCGCCGGAAATACACAGTTCACCCGCCGCGCCGATCGGCTGCATTTGATTTCCGTGCAAAACAAATACTTTTGTGTTTCTGATCGGGTGTCCGATCGTGATCCTCTCTTTTTTATTCAGATGCCGCAATATTGTTGTTGCCACACTGTTTTCTGTGGGCCCGTATTCATTTGCCAGTTCAGCAGAAGGACAAATTATTTGATTCAACTCAAGCAGATCAGGCGTGACCGCTTCACCCGCAAATGTCACAATACGAAGACTTTTTGCATCGTCAGCAGTCATCACTTCCAATAACACCCTGTACAGGGAAGGAACAATGATCATGTGGCTGACCTTATAACGGGCTATTTTTCGCTTAAGGGCCAGCACATCCTTCGCTTCGTCATCTGTTGTCAGCAGTACGCACGCACCAGATAAAAGCGGGGTAAATAAGCTCGTTACACAGCCGTCAAACACGTACGAAAACAAATGGAGGGATATATCCTGTTCGGTCATGCTATACTCTTCCCGTCTCCATTGCAATGTATTGGCAATACCGTGATGATCAACTAAAACCCCTTTAGGGCGCCCCGTCGTTCCCGACGTATAGATCAAGTAGGCTAGATCACCTGGCGGCATATTTGGCGCTTCTGTTTGGTAACTTTCTGTATGTTCTATCGTTATCGTATTTCCTTCATAGGACGGAGGGATCAAGGAAATAAGGTCTTCTTCTATCAGCAATTGAGCCGCTTGACTGTCCTTCAGAAGAAAAGAAAGACGTTCTGCTGGAAAATGTGGATCAAGCGGCATATAAGCGCCGCCTGCTTTCCAAATCCCAAGCAGAGCTGCAGGCATTTCCATTGACCGGCCCATCATTACAGCAACGATATCCCCAGATCCAACGCCTTTTTCTATCAGGGCGTGCGCAATCTGATTGGCTCTTACTTGTAACTGGCGATAGGTCCAGCACTCGTTTCCCATTTTCAATGCAGCAGCTTCAGGTGTTTTGTGAGCTTGTTCCTCAAACAATTGGGGTATCGTTTTGTTCACATAAGGACGCTCAGTTTCGTTAAACAATTGGATAACCTGTTGCTCCTCCGGCGGCACGATATTGATGTCACTGACGGCAACATCGGGATTTGTCAAAATGCAATCCAGTGCTTGCTTTAGATGCCCCTGAATCCTCAGCATCTCCTCCCGCTCGTAAACGTCTGCGTTGTAGCTGAATTTGATATAAAATGATTCTCCCGGAACGATAACGATATTAAAGTCGTAATTGGTTTGTTCCGACATTGAAATGTCACTCAGCTTCAGAGCGCCTTCGTCATTTTCACTCTCCACGCTTAATGCCTGATGAAGCTGTACAGGGTAATTTTCAAAAACAAAAATATGATCGATCAACCCTTGCTTCAATGGACTATGGTTTTGAATCTCATAAAGCGGATAATACCCATGCTGTTCAGATGATAAAATATCCTCCTGCACGGCTTTGACCAGCGAAGAAAATGTTATGCCTTCCGCAGATCGGATTCGCACTGGAACAGTATTGATAAACAAACCGACCATTGATTCAATCCCGTCAATCGCTGACGGGCGTCCCGAAATGACGGAGCCAAAAACGGCATCATCTGCAGCATTATATCGATGGAGCAGCACGCCCCAAATACTCATAAACAGCGTGTTTAATGTCACTCCCCAGTTTTGGGCAGCCTCTGTCAGTTTCTCAACCATATCCGGCGCTAATGAAAAGCTGACCTGGTCGGCTTTATAATTCCCGTCTGCCGTGCGGCGCTTTATTCGGGGAATAGAAGCAGTATTGCCGTACTCCTTCAAATATTCGCTCCAGTAGGCAGCAGTCTCTTCTTGATCTTGTTCTCCGAGCCATTCAATATAACGGCTGTACGGCACCGTGCTGCCAAGCTGTACAGGTGAGTTATTTTTGAGCGAATCATACATGCTGAAAAACTCTTTAAGAATAATGCCGAGACACCACCCATCCATGATGATATGGTGATGTGTCCAGACACATGTATATTGGCTGTCTCCTCTATCAAAAAGGGCAAGACGCATTAAAGGATCTTTTTGCAAATCAAATCCTTTTTCCCGATCCTTAGTCATAAAAGCATCAATCAGCGTCTGCTGTTCTTGATCAGCCAGGCGAGAAATATCTTCTCTATATACTGTCAATTCACGGTTTGATAGAACTACCTGCTGCGGACCTGTAAGATCTGGTACTTCTTTAATGAAAATCGTTCTGAAAATATCATATCTAGAAACAAGAAGGTTTAAGCTCTTTTGAAACGAGTCGACGCATAGATTCCCTGTGATCGTAAACGAGGTCTGTTCGATATATGCTTTCGAGCTGAAATCCATTAGTGAATGAAACAGCATTCCTTCCTGCATGTGCGATAACGGATAAATATCTTGAATTTGTGCCGATTGTGCCATCAATTCCACACACCTTTTCAAAAGTTAAAGATCTTTCACGAGATCTTCGATGCTAGATAATGCAGACAACGTTAATTCTTTATTGCTGAAATCGCTCAATGTTTTTTCGCGTGCTTTTTTCTGCGAACAATGCTCAATCGTCTCGATAAGATGCCTGTGAAAACGATCCATAAAGCACTCAATTGAGTGTTTGCTGAACACTTGGGTGTATACCGCTTTTACGTGAAGCCGTCCGTCCGTAATGAGAGCATTGATGTCCAGCTCATACTCTCGTTCTCTCTCACCCGCTATTTCGTAACGGGGCTGGTAATATGATAATTGAAACGTTTCAACTTCCTTCTCTTCGCTAAATTGACCGAGATAATTAAAGCTGACCTCAGGCTCTTTATGCCGCAGTTCTCCTATGTGTGTTAACAATCCGTATCCAGTTCCTTTGTTCGGTACTCTTCTCAGCATATCTTTTGTCGTCTTAATTCGGTATGCGAGCTGATCCTCGAAAGGCTCGGGAATACCCATGTCTAGCAGAATAGGATAAATGGAGGTAAACCATCCAACTGTCCTTGAAATATCAATGTTTGGCACATGCCCTTCTCTACCGTGTCCCTCAGTGCTGATCACGATTTGGTCATGCCCAGTCCATTCAGAAAGCGCCATTCCTAAAGCCGTAAGCAAAAGTTCGTTGGCATCAGTACCATAGGCTTGCTGGGTTTCAAACAGCAATTTTTCAGTCCAGTCCCCGGATAGTACAAACGCTGCTGCGTCGCTGTTCATTTGGAGTTTGTCTGGCACATTTTCTATGTCCTTAGGAAGAAAAGCAGTGTGAGCGTCTAAAATCGTTTGCCAATACGTTTTCTCTGAAAGCAATTGTTTACTTTCAGCTATTTGGGTAAGACCATCGGCGTAGGATAAATAAGAATCCGTTTTTGGCGGTAATTGGATTTCTTTCTTTTCTAAAGCCTGTTGATATGCTGCAGCTAAATCCTCAAGCAGAATTCTCCAAGAAACGCCATCTATCACAAGATGATGAAGTGCAATCAGCAAATGATCCCCTTCTGCCGTTTTAAACAAACCTGCTTGCAGTAAGGGCCCTTTTTCTACATTCATTTTGCTTTGAATGACGGTTTCCTCAGCGGCAAGTTTTTCATCAAGATGAGCCCTTTCCAGCGATGCTTTTGTCCAATCTGAAATATAAAGGCCAAACAGTTCATGATCCTTGTGATTGATTCCGCGATTAAACTGAATGACATGGCCGTTTTGGTCACGTTGGAAAATCATGCGAATGGCATCATGATGCTCGGTTATTTTACGCAGCGCTAGATGAAGCGCGTTAGCATTGAATCCTTTTTCACTGAAAAGCATGACGGACTGGTTGTAATGATAGTGAAAAGCATGTACCTGTCCGAAAAATCTTCGCTGAATCGGGGTGAGTTCAGCTTCACCTTCCGCAGGTCCCTGGTCCGCTTGAGATGCCAATGGTGTGATATGTCCGCATAGTTCCTGAATCGTTGAATAACGGAATAAGTCGCGTATTGTCATGCTCCAGCCTTCAGCTGCCAGACGTGCTGCCACTTGTAATGCTTTAATTGAGTCTCCGCCAAGCTCAAAAAAGGAATCGTGAATGCCGACTCGTGACATGCTCAGTACATCTTCCCATATATACGCCATCGTTTTTTGTAAGTCGTTAACTGGTGCGGTATATGGACGCGATAACACATTATTTGGAGCCGGCAAGGCATTTCTGTCCAGCTTTCCGTTTAGGGTCAGCGGCATGTTTACTAAAGGAATCAGATATGCAGGAATCATATACGCTGGCAGTTCCTTTGTTAAAGCAGCACGGAGAGCATTCGTATTGACGTCTGAAGGCACAATATATGCTGCCAAACCAGCCTGTCCATTTTTATCATGCTGAACGGCAACAGCAGCTTCTCTGACAAGCCCCGTTTGAAGCAGAACACTTTCAATTTCTTCTGTTTCAATTCTGTATCCATTTATCTTTACTTGATAATCCATTCGGCCAAGAAGCCGGATCGTTCCGTTTGGAAGCCAGCATGCTCGATCACCGGTTCTGTACAGCCTTTCTCCAGAGACAAAT from Bacillus subtilis subsp. subtilis str. 168 encodes the following:
- the ppsB gene encoding nonribosomal plipastatin synthetase B involved in synthesis of plipastatin (Evidence 1a: Function from experimental evidences in the studied strain; PubMedId: 9889147, 10471562, 16707694, 26284661, 28477175; Product type e: enzyme); protein product: MAQSAQIQDIYPLSHMQEGMLFHSLMDFSSKAYIEQTSFTITGNLCVDSFQKSLNLLVSRYDIFRTIFIKEVPDLTGPQQVVLSNRELTVYREDISRLADQEQQTLIDAFMTKDREKGFDLQKDPLMRLALFDRGDSQYTCVWTHHHIIMDGWCLGIILKEFFSMYDSLKNNSPVQLGSTVPYSRYIEWLGEQDQEETAAYWSEYLKEYGNTASIPRIKRRTADGNYKADQVSFSLAPDMVEKLTEAAQNWGVTLNTLFMSIWGVLLHRYNAADDAVFGSVISGRPSAIDGIESMVGLFINTVPVRIRSAEGITFSSLVKAVQEDILSSEQHGYYPLYEIQNHSPLKQGLIDHIFVFENYPVQLHQALSVESENDEGALKLSDISMSEQTNYDFNIVIVPGESFYIKFSYNADVYEREEMLRIQGHLKQALDCILTNPDVAVSDINIVPPEEQQVIQLFNETERPYVNKTIPQLFEEQAHKTPEAAALKMGNECWTYRQLQVRANQIAHALIEKGVGSGDIVAVMMGRSMEMPAALLGIWKAGGAYMPLDPHFPAERLSFLLKDSQAAQLLIEEDLISLIPPSYEGNTITIEHTESYQTEAPNMPPGDLAYLIYTSGTTGRPKGVLVDHHGIANTLQWRREEYSMTEQDISLHLFSYVFDGCVTSLFTPLLSGACVLLTTDDEAKDVLALKRKIARYKVSHMIIVPSLYRVLLEVMTADDAKSLRIVTFAGEAVTPDLLELNQIICPSAELANEYGPTENSVATTILRHLNKKERITIGHPIRNTKVFVLHGNQMQPIGAAGELCISGAGLARGYYKQQELTQKAFSDHPFLEGERLYRTGDAGRFLPDGTIEYIGRFDDQVKIRGYRIELREIETVLRQAPGVKEAAVLARDVSAEEKELVAYIVPEKGNSLPDLYQHLAGTLPSYMIPASIINISQMPLTSSGKLDRFALPEPENNTSVTYMAPRTLIEADLAHIWEDVLNKQHIGIRDDFFQLGGQSLKAAALVSRIHKKLNVELPLSEVFSYPTVESMAVKLMSLKEHAFTQIEPADQRDVYPLSFSQKRLYALHQLADDSTGYNMPAVLELRGNLNRQRLRSVLTELVNRHEALRTVFVLDRDEPVQIIYPEMAFDLKELEMESEQMLESAIETFIKPFYLSSGPLFRACVITMGNNRGFLLLDMHHIIADGVSMSTLVQEFTDLYCGKELPALNLHYKDFAVWQQEKHPKELYKKQEAYWLGQLGGSLPTLELPLDKTRPRLPDFRGGTIEVNIDKDMADELHRLMAETGTTLYMILLAVYSILLSKLSGQEDIVVGSPAAGRPHADLERVIGMFVNTLAMRSKPEGHKTFSSYLHDIRHLALTAYEHQDYPFEELADKLDTNREVNRNPLFDAMLVLQSSEDFRFEVPGLSISSVTPKHDISKFDLTLHAEEHLSGIRCRFEYSTALFEEETITQWASYFIELVKGVTADTEMRISNMQLLPAAERRLLLEKMGQYAAYPRNENIVSLFEKQVAQYPEHIAVVCGHSQLTYRDLNEKAERAAAMLIKQGVRTGDIVGLMLDRSPDMIIGVLSILKAGGAYLPIDPEYPKERISFMLNDSGAKLLLTERGLNKPADYTGHILYIDECENNSIPADVNIEEIVTDQPAYVIYTSGTTGQPKGVIVEHRNVISLLKHQNLPFEFNHEDVWTLFHSYCFDFSVWEMFGALLNGSTLVVVSKETARDPQAFRLLLKKERVTVLNQTPTAFYGLMLEDQNHTDHLNIRYVIFGGEALQPGLLQSWNEKYPHTDLINMYGITETTVHVTFKKLSAADIAKNKSNIGRPLSTLQAHVMDAHMNLQPTGVPGELYIGGEGVARGYLNRDELTADRFVSNPYLPGDRLYRTGDLAKRLSNGELEYLGRIDEQVKVRGHRIELGEIQAALLQYPMIKEAAVITRADEQGQTAIYAYMVIKDQQAANISDIRTYLKNALPDFMLPARMIQIDSIPVTVNGKLDQKALPEPEKQAYTADDISPRNEIETVMAEIWEELLNVDELGVSANFFKLGGDSIKALQVCARLKQRGFETTVREMFEHQTLGELSARVRKDVRAIDQGPVEGEITWTPIQQWFFSQSLESHHFNQSVMIYRAERFDEAALRKVLKSLVTHHDALRIVCRHEDGRQVQINRGIDLSDEELYALELFDVKDSLTEARNTIEEAASRMQEHIRLETGPLLHAGLFRTENGDHLFLTIHHLVVDAVSWRILFEDFSTAYKQAVSGESIKLPQKTDSYLTYSQRIADYSISRQVQREAAYWDECENRHIQPIPKDNDAASNTFKDTEVIDFELSRHHTELLLTAAHKAYSTEMNDILLTALGLALQKWTGNNQFKISMEGHGRESYLEDIDISRTVGWFTSIYPVWLDMRDSDHKDKEERLGHLIKQTKDMLHRIPHKGAGYGVLKYISKRWGSQKNSPEISFNYLGQFDQDIQSNAFEVSDIKPGNEISPNWERPYALDISGAVSSGCLNMHIIYNRFQFEEKTIQTFSRHFKQTLENIIEHCTGKENQEWSASDFTDEDLTLDELSEIMGAVNKL